A segment of the Anopheles cruzii chromosome 2, idAnoCruzAS_RS32_06, whole genome shotgun sequence genome:
AGATAAATAGTAACGATAACAAATCATGTGACGGATAACATTCGGCCTCTGAAATCTCGCATCGTCTTACCCTATCACTTGgcttgtgtttattttatgtacTCGACGAAAAGGCCCTGATTTCTGTTTGATACGTCCGTGAGGATTGTTCTTCATTCCCAGAAACCCTCCACTTTAAgtattcggtcggtcggtcggtcggtcagtgtATCAGAATCCAGTTGTTCGTATGATTATAGGTCAGCAGAATAGGCAGGTGAAGCAGCAAGCTAATGGAATCTTCATTAACGACGAGCGACACTTGCACCCATTCCTGCAGCCACTCGACCATGGACTCCGTGCTAAGGTTGGTCGCGTTCAATCCCCGGAGAAAGCACGCATGTTTCAGTGATTCGACCGGCATGTTGTGGACTCCGCCTTCCCGCTTGATGGCCATATCCATGTGGTGCACGATGTAGGTCCGCTCGCTCAATCGAAACCGCCGCAGCAGCCCTGCGTGAATTCCGTGCAGCCGGCAAAGATATTTCTGcgcacaaaaaagaaactgcCGTTAATCTAATTTCGATATCCTTTTGATGGCACGGCACGCTTACCAAGTGTGACGAATTCAAACTGTTGAGATGAAACGGTGGCCGCTGGAAGGCTTCTTTCGCGGCCAGAATTTCGTCGGACGTCGGGTGTAGACCGCTGCCCAACAAACCGAGAATGTTGCTAATTTTTTTCGTGCATAGGATCTTGATTCTTTTTCAGCACCTCCAGCTTCGATTGCATGCAGCGGAAGACACGACGATTGTAAACCAGCCGATTGCGGAGGTCGATTTGCGCAAATTCTGCCTTCTGCTGGATCGACCAAAAGTGCGACGTTAGCAGCGTTCGAGGATACATATAGCTGATGGGAAGGAAGAATGCATTACGGATTGCCTGTCTGTCGTTCTGGTCGAGCCAATGGTACTCACGCTAGAGGGAATATCACATAGTTTGCAAAGGGCAGCGCCGATATCAGTAGCACTGGGGCGACCTTCTTCATGTCCCGTGGCATCTGGTAGTAGAGTTCGATCTCTTTCCGTGTTAAACATCGCAGATCGTTGTCGTGCGTGTAGACGATCTTCGTCACTTTGACTAGCTTTTTCATGTCGTTGAAAAAGTCCCGCACTCCGACCAGAAACACGCGGTACACGTGCATCGCCGAGGGGAACTTCTTCTCCAGTACCTTGTCATAGTTCTTCACGTAGTCGAAGAACCGCGAAAAGACGTATCCCTGAACGTTGCGTTTCACATTCTCTCGGCTATACTTCACCGTCAGTCGTTCCTTGGCAGACTGCTTCTCGTCGCTGCACGAAGCCGGGAAAGGAATGAGAAACGATAAAGGTTAGCGATAATAGTTGCCTGAGAAGACATGAAAAGTTACCTTTCGCCTTTCGACCCATTTCCACCGCCAGCCGTACTTTGATATCGAATCGCTAAGCAACCGGCGCTGCAGTGCGCGAAGGACACGGGAtgccggcgctgctgctgcaagcgACAAACGGTCCGCAGCATTGTCAGCGACATGGTTGGCATCAACGGACACTAACGGTGGTCAAGTGTAAGCTGATTAAAGCGGTTTCTGAATGGTGTCTAGATTACATCACTAGAAATtagaaaacacaacacaccgtcgcaagcaaaacgaaccgaacgagtTGCTTTGTTTACTTCCTCAAAACATCAGCTGTCAACAGTATCGTGCGCGTGTCAGCGAACACTTCCCATCAGCTAGCTTGCTTTTCAACGCTATTCAATTTgattcagttcagttcagttcagcCCTGGCAAAGGACCAACAATAAGGGACCGAAAGAAGACCGAGAAGCTTTAAGGAGCTTTTCCACCGCTCGTGGTCGAAAGATTTCGGAGACACTTTCGGATTATTGAAACACAAAAGTAAGAAAACCTTCAGAGTCTCTTGTTATTTAAGACAACCACACAGGCtgtatttttctttaatttattcatatacTATGCAAATAAAACCACTATACACATCCTTATTTTAGTATACTCTATGTTTGCAGGACCGTTTTTCAGTCCACGTATTCACTACTTACAACtgcaataaaacacaacaacacgcgTGCTCGGTGGTGACGATCAGATAGGAATAAATGACGGTAACGTTCCAAGCTTCTTGCGGCGTAACACTAGCGGCCGGATGTCTTCTTCACTTCCCTCCTCTCCCTGGCCACCAGGTGCTGCTGATTCTCCCACTGGTGGAATATCGACAGCTTCGGCGCGATCATCGCTTGCTATACTTAcgcttccgtcgtcgtccggagtGCCATCACGTGCCTCGGCGTGCCTCAGTTTCATTTTATCCACTTCACCGAGCATGCGTTTCAACTGATTACGCTCACTTACACTTAACTCACCCGTTTGTGCGGTTGTTTCCCGATCCGCAGCCTCTTCACGATAATAGCGCAATGGCAACACCGGTGGCGGTCCGATTGTCTCCGGCCGTTTCGATGGAACCGTTCCCCTCTTGGACTTCTCAGACGGCGCCGATTGGATGGTTGGCTTACTTTTGGCTTCCTTCCGTCCGTGAGGATATGGACACTTGTTTCGGTCGCACTTGCCGTCCCGCTCGTACTCGGGACACTGGAATACGTGACGATTGGGGCACTACCaccgagaaaacaaaacatagtATACAATGGCAATCCTACCGGTAGGTGACCGATCTTCAGCAATTACCTTCCCGGCCAGCGCACAGAATCCGTTTAAAAACGCATGACAAATGCGCTCCTTCTCGCTGACCTTCTTGTGCAGATACGGGCACACGTCGCGCACGCACCGTCCCTCGAGGAAGTACCGACAGACGGGCATCTTTTCGAGCGAAACGTTGTGCGACATTAAGCACCCCTCGACGGTGCACTCACCGCGCAAGAACTTCCGACAGATGCTGATGTGCTTCGGATCGTGCAGCTTAGGACACTTGCCCCGGCTGTGGGCCAAACATTTGCCCAACCGCCGGTAGATGTGGCACGGTTCGTTGCACTTTTTCAACCGAGTCGCCAGCACCTGGATACTTCGCTGTTTGGCAACGCTCAAATGGTTACGCGTCCGGTGGACATCCGTCCGCACGAACGTCCCGTCCTGGCGCGCTTTGTACGTTAGACCGCCGATATCGATGCGATGCATTCGCGTTTCCGGTGGACGCTTCTCCGGAACGGGACCCGCCGAACCGACCATTCGGAGGCGCATACCGGTACGATCGAGCGCAAACCGAGTTCCACGGATGACGAGGAAGTGTTCTTTCCCTTTCCTAGCCATCTCCGGTACGACGTGCTGGCCTTGAGTCCGTTGAGATGATCCGTTACCCGGAACAGATTTCTGGAGCGTGTTGGGCGTTGAACGGTACAATACTCCGTTGATGTTCACCAGCACCAAGCGCTTATTTGAGGAAGCGTACGGGAGGGGACCTCTTGTGGTCGCCCCAGGTTTTGTGACTCCTTTCCGAGTGCTAAAAGcggaagaaatcgaaaagaaaagaaaacagaacatCTACCGGACAGTGTCGCTCACGGGAACTTACAGTTTCAGCAGCTTCGGATCGGTGATCACCACTCGCTTAGCGGTGATACTGTTGACCCTCGACAGGGCGTAACGTTTCACGAACGAAGGCTTTCCTGGGGACAATCGTTTCGGAACTCTCCGATCAATTTTGAGGTACTTTCTCTGCGGAATCACACCCGCCGCTTTAACATTCTCCAATACGACGTTTCGTGGCACGGTGCTCCggattagtttgttttttcctaTTTTAACCAGTGGCGCTAGAGTAGGAGCGTTCGAGGGTGCTTTCAACGAAGCGCTGGTGACGGGTATGGCACGAATCAGCTTTCTTCGGGTGTTTTTAATTATAGGATTTACGGGGCCACTATAGGAGATTTTGTTCGCAACAAGTGACGGTGGCTTGGAAATGCTACATTGTGGGACGAACGAGCTCGAGGCCAAGGCTGATGCAATCTTCGTTACAGGTGGCGCTGTTGCACTGCTTGCTGCTGGTACCTGTTGCATTCGTAACCTTTCGAGGAAAGCTGGATTCAGGTGGATGCTACCCTGGACAGGCATAGTGGCCACGATCGTTTCTGGTGCATTCTCCACCGGCGGTCTCAGTGATTCTTGCGTTGCCAGGAACTTCGGGTTGATGTGAGCTTTCGCGAATTTGGGATTGATGAATATTTTCGAAGGTTGCTCCGTCGCAGCTTGCTGTTGCTTCATCCTTGTGCTGTTTGCTTGTGAACTTGTACCTGGTGCTCTTGCTGCGATTGCGAGAGAGTTTGCTGTTGCAATTTGCACTACTTCGACTATCACAGGTGGTTAAAGATTTCTGGTTCTTTACGGAGTGGGAAATCAGAATTTCTATACACAAATACGTAATGGATTTCCGCACAAGGCCAACAAACCCTTCTCATTTTCTACGTTTCAATGggctgaaaaataaaacaccttCCCTAGcatattttgacagctgtcaaaacgcGCTCCCGTGCAAGAAAATTGTTTGACAGCTGATTCGACCGAACATTCGTAATAATAATTATGTACGTTATTTATGAATTATTACTTATGAATCCATTGTAATAATTATTGGAACGGGCAGAACTGTATTAAACAGTAGTTTAAAGTTTTGTTGGTCCCCCAACACGCACGTCGTTCAATTAACGactttcgcatagaaaccgattaatgtGTGCAGCGAGACAAATGATCTGCGGACGATCTACAAAAGTTGAAGCCCCCAAAATGTCCCTCGGCTTCAGAAAGATGCTTTGCAACTAATAACGTCCAACTTGACTTGTACTTTTAGATTTAGGGCGAAAAAACAACGCgtccacaaacaaaaacaacggaatAATCTCTGCTCGACCGGTCATCACTACTGTGCCCTTCTACCTTCCCACCCATACTCATACCTACCTAAAAGGTACCtgtttttttacatttcaGACACGTTTCGCAGCATCTTGGTACCCTTCTGGTCAAATCAAATGGCCCAAAACGAAACATGCTCAAAGGTCATTCTTACCACTTCACGCGAGGTCAACGCTTCacaagataaaaataaatccgcTTCCGCTATGTACTTTTTATTGCGCGTTTTAAAAATGGAGGTGTCCATTAAAAACGATCGTATTAATCCATTATGTGACCCTCACGTGGTGTTATCTAAAGAATGTTCTTATGATGTATGCATTAGTGGACTTCAACGCGCTTCTCGACATGAacggttccgcttccggatTTGTTGTTCAGAAACTGGTTAACGGCCGACAGCGTGGAGATCGGAATCTGTAAACACGGCATTGGATTACACTAGGTCACCACACTGGTTCACATCTTAGCACTTACATTGAATATATCGTTCCAGAAGTTGGAGTTATGAGTGGAGCTGGCGACCACGCGAGTGCTGCTTCCACCGGCGCTGTGCCCATTAGAGGAATCTACCCGAGTGTGGATCTGTTGGCGACGAAAAGGTAACATTATCGCACCGTACAGAGTGTCCTCCGCTTCGAACGCGACTTAAAGCATCGACAAGCTTAATGAGTATATAGTACAATGATAGCGGGTGTGTGGTGTAGCGTGATGCGTTTGTAAGCAATTTCAAATTCGAGCCGAATGAGCTGTACCTCTTTTTGGAAGGTGGGTTGAAAGGACGACTCTTTCACAATGGTCTTATGGTGGTGTACGATCGGTGCCggtagcggcggtggcggtggaggcaATGGTGGGTGAGCGTATTGGGCACCCAAGTTGGAGAACGCTTGGAAGTCGAAGAAACGACTTATGTCCAAGCCCGGCGATGGTCCGCCATCAAACGAAGAAGTCTGCACTACCGCAACCTAACATTTTTGGGGGTGTTAgctcatgtgtgtgtgtgtgtggaattcGTGAAGTCAAGTGTCTTGTGGAGTAAAGAACCATGTTCACCTTAGTTTTACCTTGTGCGGATGGCTGATAACTTTCTTCTTGTAAAAGGTTTTAGTCTTTGTGAAGCTTTGCTCTGGTGCCGGATGTGCGGCCGGAGCCGTCAGTTCGGTGTGCAGTTCCTTCGAGTAATCGTGGTTATCGATCCGTGTGAAGGTTGCCTCATGTCCATGCTGCTTGGAAATGACAACCTGTAGAAACAATCGCGTTAGTATATCGCTTCTGACCGGCGTGCTGACAATGTCATacctcggtcggtggtgctcCTGCGTTGGTTTGTCCCAGCTTAACTACCTTCGTGCTCAGACCTCCGGCATGAGATTCAGCGCCAACGCCGCCAGCTCCACCGGCTTCATCGAGTCCTCCTCCAATCGCAGCACTGGCACCAACGCCATGTCCGGCCGTGGCTCCAGCATATGCTCCTCCTGCGGTCCGTGCTAAGAAGGGTTCTTGCGATAAGTGTTTGCGCCTAAGAGCCACCTCACTGCGCATTACTTGCGGTGTGCGTAGCGTTTGAAGTGCAGTTGCATTCTCAGCATGCATTCCCGAAACCCAACCAACCTATTGCACTTGCGTGCCTCAAAGGATTATTCACATTTATTTACAAGCATTAGGATCAACACGAAGCTTACTCATGCAGTTAGTGTAAAGAGCAGTTATAAGCGTTTGCTTTATTAACACACTTTCAAAGGCTTCGGATGTTTCACCTCGTGTTGCGACATACAGATTTTACAGAATTCGATGTGTTAGGAAATTTCGTAGCACTTTTGGGTTCTTGAACAGAGTGTGTTAGGAAACGACAAATAAGCCCTTCTGTAGATCAATAGTAGCCAGGCGATCTAGCGTAAGATCCAAGAAAGCCACCCAACAAACCGTTACCGTTGCCTCCGACGATTCCACCGAGTCCGGCTCCGGCCTGCTGTCCATGGGGAGTTCCGGCTGACGCGGAAAGGCCACCGTGGGCTGAGTTGCCCGTCAGCAAACCTCCCAGACCCGCCTCCGCGTGGTATCCACCAAAGTTCACTCCGAACTTCCCATCGCGGAACGTAAGAAACTGAAAGCGAAATGAAGTGTGTTCATAGAAGATGATCTCAACCACGTTTAGAATGTTCTATATGACAGAATGTTCTACGAGAATCGTAGTAAAACTGTTGCAGTGCTTCGCATTGCACAACGTTCATTAATAAACATGGGATTCTAGCATTGTCCTCGTCACGATCATTGTCATGCTTCAACAGTGCTAACTCTGTTCAATCGATCGTCACAGCAGACAGACAGATCTCGATCGTGATAATTTATTGTTGCAGCAACAAGACGTGGCTGACGATAGTGTGAGAATCTTCTTACAGGCTTGAAACAAACGGTCTGGAAGGTGTTCGGCGATGCGAGAATTTATTGAAGTCACCAACCAGTATTGATTGAAAACTTCTACTTATTTTAACACTACTTAATTAATAGCATGGCAAGCATATTCTCTTGTGTTGAAACGAGCCGCCATTGCGTAGACGTTTTGAAAAATAGGTGCCGGGCGTTGCTCTTCACCAGCAACCATCTCATTTTGTAACAGGTTTTGCGCGGAACATTAACGATATTCGCTCTTCGAGGAAATCCAACATTTGATAGTAAACCTGTTTCGCCAGAACTCCTTTTAAACTCGCTACTAACGGCAGTAGTGACGTAGGCAGTGCATGTACATATAGAATTCCGCGTGTGTCtttctgctggctggcttaCAGTGGAATAAATGCATCCATTGCGATGTAAAATGCATCGCCCGGAAGTCGAAAGGAAAATGCCAGATGAACATTTATATACTCGTAcattataaattattaaaattccTGACACATCCTTTCCCTTTGAAGGTTCTAGCTAGTTCTCGGATCTCATACAGAAGTTAATCACGATAAGTCGATCATCAGCATCAGGCAGCGAGCCAGATGAAGTCTCGCTTCGCTCCTCTAATGACCTTCCAataataacttttttttatctttgaAACCCCAACTGCGTAACTAAACTCATCACCTTCCTTTTTGCGATCAGAGTATCGAAGAGGAATTAGCTCGTCGCGGAAACCTTCACCGTTCAATGTTGCTCCGGTAACTCAGTGCAAAGTTCTTCGCAGGAAGTCTCGTAATACTAGAAAACGACTTTTTTATACTACTCGTACACTGACTGCATCGGGCTGTAACGATGCGTGAGTGATGTTCCAAGCAAAATCGCCGCACCGTAAAGCGCGTGGCGGGGCCATTCGGAGCGAACCCTGCCTACCACTACTCATTGTCAATGTCAAGTGTAACCGACAACGATGCCGGTTCGAATTGATCTATTTCCTGCCGGGcaacttttacttttgttttgtatcGTGCGACGCGCCGTGATTGCAATCACCACACTGACCAAAACCCCGAccggaggttcgtcgcttctgGTGGCGTGCAGTTCTTTCGTTCAATTGGTCACCTTGCCTAGTGGCTACCGAACTCGAGATGAAACTATACATCCGCTTTTCCAGAAGAACAGTCATGAATATTCATCGCCGCACAAAGGCGTGCTTTATGGGTTGGTGTCCGAAAATGGAGAAGAGAGTTTTGGCACACACATGGTTTTTTTGCAGGCACCGAAATATTCGGCATATTTGTTGCGGACAAACCAGTTTGGGGGTGTGTGATCAAGATTGCTTTCATACGGTCATCTGCCCTAAGCTAGAGTAAAACGATGGTTCTCTTCATAGCACACAATGGTGCTTTTGCACCATTAGATACTAGTGCCCAGAGAAACATAAGCGAAGAGAAACTCGGCAGTAAATCTTCAATGTCTTTTTGGGTGGCACACGATACTTCctattttgatgttttttatCTCACTTCTCATTAAAAGTGAATCAGCGAACCGTGAAGAACAACGCAAAACGTAGGAAAAGCTCAATAACTGTCCTCTGCACTGATTGAAGGTAAACTGAATTGTGTTGAAGCTAATTCGACCTTAtttctccctctcgctctctactCAACACATTAATCAGCGGGGCGAAAAAATTTTGCTGACGTCCGAAATGATAGCCAACAAGAGGTAACCGAAGCACGGAAGACGCGAAATTAATACACTTGATCTGGCACTCGCGGTTCGCGGATGTTAAAATGATTCGGagacttaaaaaaaacacagaaaagaAGATCATTGCCGCAAGTCACTAGAACGCCTGTGACTAAGCACTTTTAAGGCTAATGAGGTAATGGGAATTGATCCAAAGACGCACTTTTTCTCCCTAGCCAAGAGCTGTTCTTTTAAACTCGTCACTCGCGCTTTTACGTCGCAATGTAATCGATTCGCGTCTTTTGATCGATCATCGGGATCCTCTTTTTTCTATGTCACGATCGGGAATGTAATTTCCATCAAATACGTGCTGTAGGTAATGATTCCTGATCGTGCGAATGTTGTAACCGTAATTCAGTCTTTACAGTGCGTCACACTGATTGTTGGCTGTATTTTCCAAAGTGAGTCAACGCCTTAGTTTTAGAAACAAACACTATTTTCTATCACTCGCGCCAGCACCTTTTGCAAAAATTTATACCATTTCAAATGCCATATGTAGGACACAAGCGACAGTTAAGGTTCCGagaaaaatttaataaaatccGGGAGAAACTACCTTCTAGAGCCACGACAGCTTTTATATGGTAATAAAAGGTGCGACGCGTTTGTAAATATATTCACATTTTGATTCTTCTCACGTCACCAACGGAGCTCCTACAGGTTACAGGTGTGCCAGCGAGGATTTAAATTGCTCGTggattttaataaattcaacATCGCTTTCGCATGATGGCACGCCGATGAAACCTGCCTGTTCTGGTTTCTTGTGTGGCTAAGAAGGCGCCGAACTTACTTGCGGGAGTGGCACGGACAGGGCGCACTGTGCGAGCACGAATATCAACAGCCCAAGCGAGATGAACGCTTTCATCGTTCTAATTTTATGCTGTCTCCGAGATTGATTTGAGTTCTTTGTCCTCCAATTAACACTTCCACTAGTGCAGATTCTCACAACCGCTTCGGTGGGACTGGTACATGTGATTAGATGTTGCGCGCTCGAATGATCGACTCGCACTGGTGCGAGATGATCGTCGCCATGGACTCTTAAGAGCTACGTGGACCGGCTTCCTCCGTTTTGCCGCTGGCGATCGCGGCGA
Coding sequences within it:
- the LOC128278113 gene encoding LOW QUALITY PROTEIN: LETM1 domain-containing protein 1 (The sequence of the model RefSeq protein was modified relative to this genomic sequence to represent the inferred CDS: deleted 1 base in 1 codon) produces the protein MPTMSLTMLRTVCRLQQQRRHPVSFAHCSAGCLAIRYQSTAGGGNGSKGESDEKQSAKERLTVKYSRENVKRNVQGYVFSRFFDYVKNYDKVLEKKFPSAMHVYRVFLVGVRDFFNDMKKLVKVTKIVYTHDNDLRCLTRKEIELYYQMPRDMKKVAPVLLISALPFANYVIFPLAYMYPRTLLTSHFWSIQQKAEFAQIDLRNRLVYNRRVFRCMQSKLEVLKKNQDPMHKKISNILGLLGSGLHPTSDEILAAKEAFQRPPFHLNSLNSSHLKYLCRLHGIHAGLLRRFRLSERTYIVHHMDMAIKREGGVHNMPVESLKHACFLRGLNATNLSTESMVEWLQEWVQVSLVVNEDSISLLLHLPILLTYNHTNNWILIH
- the LOC128278350 gene encoding one cut domain family member 3 isoform X2, with amino-acid sequence MKAFISLGLLIFVLAQCALSVPLPQFLTFRDGKFGVNFGGYHAEAGLGGLLTGNSAHGGLSASAGTPHGQQAGAGLGGIVGGNARTAGGAYAGATAGHGVGASAAIGGGLDEAGGAGGVGAESHAGGLSTKVVKLGQTNAGAPPTEVVISKQHGHEATFTRIDNHDYSKELHTELTAPAAHPAPEQSFTKTKTFYKKKVISHPHKVAVVQTSSFDGGPSPGLDISRFFDFQAFSNLGAQYAHPPLPPPPPPLPAPIVHHHKTIVKESSFQPTFQKEIHTRVDSSNGHSAGGSSTRVVASSTHNSNFWNDIFNIPISTLSAVNQFLNNKSGSGTVHVEKRVEVH
- the LOC128277701 gene encoding zinc finger CCCH domain-containing protein 3 — encoded protein: MKQQQAATEQPSKIFINPKFAKAHINPKFLATQESLRPPVENAPETIVATMPVQGSIHLNPAFLERLRMQQVPAASSATAPPVTKIASALASSSFVPQCSISKPPSLVANKISYSGPVNPIIKNTRRKLIRAIPVTSASLKAPSNAPTLAPLVKIGKNKLIRSTVPRNVVLENVKAAGVIPQRKYLKIDRRVPKRLSPGKPSFVKRYALSRVNSITAKRVVITDPKLLKLTRKGVTKPGATTRGPLPYASSNKRLVLVNINGVLYRSTPNTLQKSVPGNGSSQRTQGQHVVPEMARKGKEHFLVIRGTRFALDRTGMRLRMVGSAGPVPEKRPPETRMHRIDIGGLTYKARQDGTFVRTDVHRTRNHLSVAKQRSIQVLATRLKKCNEPCHIYRRLGKCLAHSRGKCPKLHDPKHISICRKFLRGECTVEGCLMSHNVSLEKMPVCRYFLEGRCVRDVCPYLHKKVSEKERICHAFLNGFCALAGKCPNRHVFQCPEYERDGKCDRNKCPYPHGRKEAKSKPTIQSAPSEKSKRGTVPSKRPETIGPPPVLPLRYYREEAADRETTAQTGELSVSERNQLKRMLGEVDKMKLRHAEARDGTPDDDGSVSIASDDRAEAVDIPPVGESAAPGGQGEEGSEEDIRPLVLRRKKLGTLPSFIPI
- the LOC128278350 gene encoding one cut domain family member 3 isoform X1, encoding MKAFISLGLLIFVLAQCALSVPLPQFLTFRDGKFGVNFGGYHAEAGLGGLLTGNSAHGGLSASAGTPHGQQAGAGLGGIVGGNGNARTAGGAYAGATAGHGVGASAAIGGGLDEAGGAGGVGAESHAGGLSTKVVKLGQTNAGAPPTEVVISKQHGHEATFTRIDNHDYSKELHTELTAPAAHPAPEQSFTKTKTFYKKKVISHPHKVAVVQTSSFDGGPSPGLDISRFFDFQAFSNLGAQYAHPPLPPPPPPLPAPIVHHHKTIVKESSFQPTFQKEIHTRVDSSNGHSAGGSSTRVVASSTHNSNFWNDIFNIPISTLSAVNQFLNNKSGSGTVHVEKRVEVH